Proteins encoded together in one Ciconia boyciana chromosome 25, ASM3463844v1, whole genome shotgun sequence window:
- the NKX2-6 gene encoding homeobox protein Nkx-2.6 has protein sequence MLPTPFSVKDILNLERPGAAAGPRALPGPRAARSPGGEDEPPAGKCLLAHPFEADEKKADPCHHPKQRQRRKPRVLFSQAQVFELERRFKQQKYLSAPEREHLASVLKLTSTQVKIWFQNRRYKCKRQRQDKSLELAAHPLPPRRVAVPVLVRDGKPCLGGSQPYPAPYSITASPYPYSSYYSAYSSSPYSASYRGNYAGVSPSAAPGSPAMNVSLGMASAAQHQPACLQATGQAGIRAW, from the exons ATGCTGCCCACCCCCTTCTCGGTGAAGGACATCCTCAACCTGGAgcggccgggcgctgccgcggGACCCCgcgccctccccggcccccgcgctgcccgcagccccggcggggaggacgagccgc CTGCAGGAAAATGTTTGCTCGCCCACCCTTTCGAGGCAGACGAGAAGAAAGCCGACCCCTGCCACCATCCCAAGCAGCGACAGCGGAGAAAACCCCGAGTTTTATTCTCCCAAGCTCAGGTGTTTGAGCTGGAGCGGCGATTTAAGCAACAGAAATACCTCTCCGCTCCGGAAAGGGAGCACCTCGCCAGTGTGCTCAAGCTCACCTCCACGCAGGTGAAAATCTGGTTCCAAAACCGGAGGTACAAGTGCAAGAGGCAAAGGCAGGATAAATCCCTGGAGTTGGCTGCCCACCCACTACCCCCGCGGAGGGTGGCAGTGCCCGTGCTGGTCAGGGACGGCAAACCCTGTCTTGGGGGCTCCCAGCCTTACCCAGCCCCATACAGCATCACCGCCAGCCCTTACCCCTATAGCTCCTACTACAGTGCCTATAGCAGCAGCCCCTACAGTGCTAGCTACAGGGGGAACTACGCCGGGGTGTCCCCCAGTGCCGCCCCCGGCAGCCCTGCCATGAACGTGAGCTTGGGCATGGCCAGCGCTGCTCAGCACCAGCCCGCATGCTTGCAAGCCACCGGGCAAGCAGGGATCAGGGCTTGGTAG
- the NKX3-1 gene encoding homeobox protein Nkx-3.1, whose amino-acid sequence MSAGVLPARRQRAPSSTPAGTSRTPTAAQQTMPVSSRPRTSFLIQDILWDGAERGARPEWGKSGGFGSPEDGEPGAASEEGSEGSPAPGAAPGPPARSPCPPGASPAQTRGTAHEADADATAETYLSDCDPPLRPLPIAQRPPRQAKRSRAAFSHTQVIELERKFSHQKYLSAPERAHLAKNLQLTETQVKIWFQNRRYKTKRKQVTSEISRLDTRLAGQKAAELPGASLLMLRGGWQYLPCLYYLNGWSPLWW is encoded by the exons atgagtGCCGGGGTCCTCCCTGCGAGGAGGCAGAgagcacccagcagcaccccagcaggGACGAGCCGGACCCCGACGGCAGCCCAGCAGACCATGCCCGTCTCCTCCAGGCCTCGGACATCCTTCCTCATCCAAGACATCCtctgggatggggcagagcgGGGAGCGCGGCCAGAGTGGGGCAAGAGCGGAGGGTTTGGCAGCCCGGAGGATGGGGAGCCGGGGGCGGCCTCGGAGGAGGGGAGCGagggcagcccggccccgggggctgcccccgggccccccgccaGGAGCCCTTGTCCCCCAGGAGCATCCCCAGCCCAGACCCGAGGGACAGCCCACGAGGCGGATGCAG ATGCCACGGCAGAGACCTACCTGTCTGACTGTGACCCCCCCCTGCGACCCCTGCCCATCGCCCAGCGTCCCCCCAGGCAGGCGAAGCGCTCGCGGGCGGCGTTCTCCCACACCCAAGTCATCGAACTGGAGCGGAAATTCAGCCACCAAAAATACCTGTCGGCCCCCGAGCGAGCCCACCTGGCCAAAAACCTGCAGCTCACCGAGACCCAGGTGAAAATCTGGTTCCAGAACAGGAGGTATAAAACCAAGAGGAAACAGGTCACCTCCGAAATCAGCAGACTGGACACGCGTCTGGCCGGGCAGAAAGCGGCCGAGCTCCCCGGAGCATCGCTGCTCATGCTGCGGGGCGGCTGGCAGTACCTGCCTTGCCTCTACTACTTGAACGGCTGGAGTCCTTTGTGGTGGTAA